attttttttttttttttccaagcTTTTACAAAAACTAAACTTATCCCCATTGACGtgtaaataatacaaaaatgatttttcatATTAGAAAAAGTATTTAAGATGAAAATCATTTTGTATACACGTCaatgggtttttttttttttttggtttaaatttGCATTTGgttggggaaaaaaaaaaaaaaaaaaaaaaatatctaatgGCACTGAACAAGCACAATTAAATTTCACCCAATCTTATATGTTGTTGACTCAACAACTTCAAGGTtgatatttgaaaatattagaaaatgaaaaaaaaaaaaaaaaaataatattgcaaaaaattacctttacaattgattaaaaaaaattttttttttttttttttattttattatttttctttattgttattacatTTCCTGAAAATGTAATTTAGAgacaataattgatttttctattaacaatatttttaaaatatttttattcttttactattttttttttaattattatatttttttttctttattttatcattCTATTATTTCTGTTacttgaaaaaataaattgatattattttttattaatttttttttttttttaatccaatATATTTATTGAGAATGaccaaattatatttaaaaggGAAATTtgaatggaaaaaaaaaataattgaaaaaattcttatattcttttaaatttattattacaaaataaaataaaataaaataaaaattatctcaaattaaatttaaacaatataaaatttacactttaaagaatgaatgttttttttttttatgaatatagtttttataatttatgtGTGAACAATTGTTTATTTCTTTCCACCAATAACAATACCATCATAAGTGGTTTTGAACCAGTTAACGGCATCTTCTTTACCGATTTTATGTTGGAAACCAACTTTAGCACCGGCTCTCTTTTTGTGAGCAACACGGAAACCTGGACGTGAAAGTACGACGAAGAAATCCATACCGTAAATACCGATTGATGGATCGTATTTAATACCTAAATCGATGTGTTCTTGGATACCAAAACCAAATGAACCTTGGGTTGAGAAGTTACGGGCACGGAGTTCGAATTCTCTAACTTTGAGACCTTTTTCTAAGATTTCAGCAGCTTTTTCACCACGGACAGTGACGTGAGCAGCGATTTGTTCATTACGACGAATGTTGAAAGATCTGACAGTGTAACGAgctataatttttaatattatggTTAGTCTatggtattatttttagttattattatttaaataatttaccttTAGAGTAGACTGGGGTTTGACCAGTTAATTGTTCAAGTACTTTAGCAGCACGAACTAATCTATCACCAGATTCACCAACACAAATGTTGAGAACTAACTTTTCAATTCTGAGACCTCTCATGACATTGtctttctttgattttttggTTTCAACTGGTGTAGTTGCTTCTGGTGCTTTGACGGCAACCTTAGTAGCGTTTTTGGTGGCAGCTTTGGCAGACtgtcattaaataaaatgttaatttcttttttacttTCTGTGTAATTGTGAAATATAAGGAGGGTGataggttttttttaatgtttaaaCTTTTTTGACTATCTATTTCATATTGTATATCCATTATCGTTATCATACTGTCATTATCAATCCTTGTTAATCTTTAataatctttaattaatccACATCaactatttaatttcaacctATAGTCCAAACATTAAACCAAACACCCACCTATATTTTCATACATATAAAATGATATATATAGACATCGCATAATACATACCATTTTGTGGATGGAAGATAAAAcgtaaaaattgaaaaattgtGAGGATTTTTCTCAACaccaataaattttttttttttaaaaattgaaaaaaaaaaattgaaaaacctAAAGCCtaacgtttttttttttttttttttgtttgaaaaAGGATTAGGGcgagaattttttttttttttaatttatttatttattttttttagatgaCAAATTTTTGAGAttaaaataaagttaaaaaggggaattattaaaaaaataaaaaaaaaaaaataaatgaataaagaaaaaaaaaaaaaaataataataaataaaaataaataaaaaaaaaaaaaaaaaaaaagcactattttttataaacaattattttcaagaaaaatctttttttttttttaatttaaatgcaaaggaaattattcatttttggTTTGtggattatttattatttgcaaATAAGATATCACCTTTggaaaaaaccaaaaaataaaaaaaaaaaaaaaaaaaaaaaaaaattaattgatttataaaaattcaaaccCCCttcaaatagtttttttgaaattattgtttagatattttaatataatattttgattttataatttgatatattaaaataacagCCTGGTAAACGATTCCATTTatgtatatttttaatttattttaattttttttttttaatttttttttaattttttttttttttttttttttttttttcaattttttattttttttttttttataattatttttttttttttttgtcaataCACTAAAagttaaattaaatcaataaataaaaagataattaaaCTAAATAGCTTTAGTttgtatttataattaaaaaatggatGGATTTGAAGATCAAGAATTGGTTTCAATGGAGTTATTACAGAtggtattattaaaaaatttttttttttttattaaaaaattaaataaataaataaataaataaataaaactaacagttattattattattttattatcttttattattattattattatttaatattaaatagcAAAATGAATCATATTGGTTAATTCAAAGAGAAGTACCAACAGTTTGTAAAAGGGTTAGAACCATTGTAAATGTGAGTTTataattcattcattcattcattcattcattcattcattgattcattcattcattcattcattcattcattcattcattgattcattcattcattcattcattcattcattcattgattcattcattcattcattcattcattcattcattcattgattcattcattcattcattcattcattcattcattcattcattcattcattcattcattcattcattcattcattcattcattcattcattcattcattcattcattcattcattcattgatttattcattcattaattcattgatttattcattcattaattaatttaaatatactaatgtttttatatttactataattttttttttatttttttatttttttttagaaatgtTTAGAGTTATTACACCCAATCGATCGAACTGAAGAAGATAAGGAAAATAtagatgaagaagataaaagtaaaaataaaaagaatgagaatttaaataaaaatcaagaGCCAGAGGAAGAGGATAATGAGGtgaatgaattatttgatatattaaaatttaatgagGAAGATTCTAAAAAAGTTGGAACTGAGAAATTTGAAACTCTAGAGTATGTATGaactttaataatattggatTGGAtgcaataattttatttttttttttaaaaaaaaaaaaaataataatatatacaaaataataattttgataaatttataCAGAGGAAGTAGAGGTGTTTTAAAGTTAAATGGTTGGTTagtaaattcaaatgatcTACATATTAAAACAAAGAGTAAAACAAATAATCCAGTCATGTATAAAGATActatttcaaaatcatcaccTTGGAGATTAAATCAAGTAtgtaattatttcttttttttgtaatcttttttttttttttttaaaaaaaaaaaaaaaaaaaaaaaaaaaaaaaaaaaaaaaaatacttaataacaaatttaaatcaaaacatTTTTAGATTCAAAATGCATATAATCATCTTCAATTTGTAGAATCCGAATTAACAGGTATTATTAACTTTGCTCAAAGATATGTACCCacttttgtaaatttttcaaccccacaacaattaaataataatgctaATAGTGGCATTGGTAcccttaataataataataataataatattggtagTAGTTTAgaatcatcatcgtcatttGTTTCGaataacagtaataatatagATGGTAACTATcctttttgaaaaaaaaaaaaaaaaaaaaaaaaaaaaataagattttaatttttttattttttcttcttcttcttctcaaaaaaaaaaggttgtAATACATTTACAGGTAATAGTGGTAATGGTATAGTACCACcagaattattatcattatttgaaattataaaatcaattggaGAATGGATATCATTAGCAAaggatgaattattattaccaagtAAAGATGTTTTTCCAATTACATTATTTCAAAGaaatctattaaaaaatttaccaCCAGATTTACATATTGATATTACAGTTTCCAATTGTGATATTGTTTTTAGTATACACGAATTACAAATTTCATCATCTGATTCTGGTCAAAATTTGGGTGGaattggtggtagtggtggtagtattGGCGGaggaggtggtggtggtttaagtggtagtggttctcatcatcatcatcataataataataataataataatcatcatcattcaAGCCCaagtaaatttttaaaaaaatctgcAAATAAATTGGTTGGAGGTGGAAGTCCACATCCACAACATatgcaacaacaaataaatggTGCATCAAATggtcataataataatggtaataataatggttctCAACCAAATGGCAATAATcaaggtaataataatggtattagtaataataataataataataataataataataataataataataataataataataataataatagcaataataatggtattaataataataataatcaacaacaaccaccaaataatcaatcacaatcacaaccaACTTCATCAACAAGTACACCACAAACTTCTCAACCAACTTTATCAACATCTTCCACTATTCCAAgaaataatagtggtaataatttatcaaactCAAcaggtaataataatagtaataacaacaacaacaataacaacaatagcggtaataatagtaatgataataatagtaataataataataataataataataataataataataataataataataataataataataataataataataataataataataatacatcacCAAATATGTCAACTTTAGTGGAAGAAGATTTTAATACCAACCCACCTGATCAATATTCAAAGAAAACTTagtaagttttatttttattttatttttttttgtttttaaaaattttctattaacatttttttatttattttttcattttccttTTTCAGTCAAATGAATAAGCAAGGTAGTGTCCAATGGGTTACAGTAATAGAGCACAGTGAATCTAGAATTCCAGTTAAAAAATTCTCTGATACATTTGCATTGATGACAAGCGCATATGATAAATTGGCAGATTTAAGTGAAAAGTTTATGGTCTTATCAAATACAAGCTAAAAGAgtttatgtaaaaaaaaaataataaataaataaataaataataaagctTTAGCAATCAAAAGGGATGGTTTAATTGTCATTCCAAAATAATTATCCTTTATAGGACCattaagttttaaaattttaataccttttctaaacaaattttatCTGACAAAAAatcctttctttttttttttttttttttttttgaattagagtttagaaattaaagacaataaaaaataattagcgatttttatttttttattttaaaaattttaaagttgTTTATGAAATagaacaaataaatttaaatgtattGGTCAaatatttggatttttaaaattgattgggTCTTAGGAAATTttatgataatattttttttatgattattgaaataaaataaaaaatgattacttaataaattaaatgagaAACCTCATTACAATTATAATATCTTAAATATGTGTCAAattatatttcaaataattttaaacacCTTTGCTTTCATTACAAATTTAGAATATCTTATTTTGTGCCAAagtattcaaatattaattttatattgattGTGTCATATGATATGGTATTAGTATAAacatgaaaataattttcttttcaattcTAATTGTTGATCACATTTTCAAGAGTTAAAgctacaaataaataaattaaaaaataaatatattaaataaataaaagaatattaaatttaagcTTTTGTTACATTATAATCATTACATAAAATTCATTGCATTAACCTGCGTTGAAATTAGACCACTTTCGTTACAAACTCAcataacaataaaattaaaaaaacatacacatggttattattattattataattatctatttatttattttaggggttttttcaatatattctTGATAAGTTTGAGTTGGTATAATTTCTTTGGATAGTTCATCCAAACATTGCACCATATAGTCAAAAACTGATTGATTCCAATCTTGCTGGCCTTTAATATGCAACTGATTTTTTGATACATCTGTTGAGTTGAATCCCAAACATACCAACTCTATATTTTCTTTGATATAACCTTTTTTATTGTCAAGTCTATTCAATGACATTTGGAAAACAcgttcatcattatcaatttcacGGCTGTACAACATTATAATACCACTAAGATTACATTTACCTCtttgaattttaatatcGTCGTCATCAATAATTTCTTGactttttattaatgaaagtgttgaagaaaataatgaagaggatgatgatgatgatgatgatgatgatgatgatgatgatgatgatgatgatgatgatgatgatgatgatgatgatgaagatgatgatgaagatgatgaag
This region of Dictyostelium discoideum AX4 chromosome 3 chromosome, whole genome shotgun sequence genomic DNA includes:
- the rpl11 gene encoding S60 ribosomal protein L11; this translates as MSAKAATKNATKVAVKAPEATTPVETKKSKKDNVMRGLRIEKLVLNICVGESGDRLVRAAKVLEQLTGQTPVYSKARYTVRSFNIRRNEQIAAHVTVRGEKAAEILEKGLKVREFELRARNFSTQGSFGFGIQEHIDLGIKYDPSIGIYGMDFFVVLSRPGFRVAHKKRAGAKVGFQHKIGKEDAVNWFKTTYDGIVIGGKK